CTCTCACTATTTACTCAACTATTTAGTAAATGGTAGATGGACTTGCATGTAGCGCCTTTTCTAGTCTGAAATGCAAGGTGTTATCCTGCACATCAGGAATCAACTCTTTATGGAGGGTATCAATACAGCGGCCACTTTGGGaccaacttccctctctccggcaagaaaataaatatcaaaatcataaatactttattgtattctagaatataaatatataaaaataaagaaatcataagaaataaatataacagtgaaaataataatgctgaaaaataggatctatgcaaataatataaatacatgcatttatgAAAATCcaagaatagtgtaaaataagaatattagtttaaatgttgtgtataaataaatgcagcgTTAATGCCGAACTAAATcagattattacacagctgAATTACTGCACTAAATTATTGCAccgttaagtcagtattgcacagttaaAGATTATAAATTATGGGGTTATAGCTCTTGATAgggtaaaaataatatatatatgttgtgtgttatatatatatatatatatatatatatatatatatatatatatactgtatacatacatacatacatacaatatacaaCAATTTACCATCGAATGAACATatctaccgttttctagactgGACGAGGGTATATCTGATCCTAAATACAACctatttactttatgttgttgacgtctgtGTGATAAAGTAGAATAATAAATGTCAGTTTGAGccgtttacagtaaatgtttgtaccagTAGTCACACGGAACTGACATTGGATCatgttccatgacgaacacaaagcggcgttgcacgtcgtcagtAAGGGGCGGCAggttaagtcggcatcgatgcaggctcgctgttggagggttttataacccacttccactccccagTGACTGGTTTGGAATGGCCTTTAATATGGCGGACCATCAGATTTTGTGCGGCTCCCCTCTGGAGCCACACAGGTCTTTTTACAACTCTTTTCACATAATATGCACTAGTCCTCCCCAACACCTGTAAACACACGTTGATGTGATCTATCTCCGCTACGGGGCGATGAATAGCATCAGATAGAGCTTGTGACACACAACGTCCTTATCATGACAAATGCCAAATGAGTAAAgttattgtttttgtctctttatatatacatgtgtgtcaGCTTCCTACGGCTGATCAGATGTCTGCCAATAGCCCTGAAGTGAGACGGTAatacaacaacagaaaataataaaagaaacgTGTGACACAGGAAAACAGGGAATGCTTTGAATTTTGTGGCAAACGCAGAGATCCACATGTTTTCAGAGGGTTTACTGTGCAATTGTGAGTTCTCTGACACATTGGTTAAGCTTTTTGATCCTACTGGACAACACAACTAATTGGATTTGTAGCTACAAGGCAGAGGTCAAACTGTTTCCAACTGTTCCACGCATGCAAATGAGTTTGGGTCTTTGAACATCGTCAGACATCAAACTGAACAGATCTGACATATTCTCCGACTCACAAAGAGAGAAATGATTCAGCGTGAGCAGTTACACCACCGACATCATGGACTCATTCGAAAACGTTCTGTGGTGTCGTCTGTAATTGGCGTATGAATAACACGccaatttgtaagtcatttcacGTGAAATAACAACGCCATTCTTGTTTTGGGCGTTCCATTTCACACCacgtagtctgtactgactgtgaCACGCTAGGCTCACATGAAAGGGACCGCACAAGACAATTCATTCTGGcattctcacacacattcattctcCTTTCAAATTCATAGATTTCCTCTCgcacattaatttattttcattcttacacccacacattttaattatcatatttatatatttcaactcacacatgcatacatttactctcatatttacatatttaatgcacacattcatacttcaaatacatttaatattataaataatatgtgTATGTAAGAGAAGAATGTATGCATCAGTGGTGTAGGCAGAAATCACAGTGTGGGTGGGCACAGAGAAAATCAGGTGGGCCTGTCCTGTCCAAGACCAAACATCTACTTATAAGACTCTGAAAGGCAGATGTTAACCACAATAGGAGCCATGCAGCATAGTTTAATCCTACAAGCCttctacatcatcatcatcatcatcagaggtaaTGTTACAGGTCACCTGACATGTATATTTATCTTCTTTTCCGTTGTACAATGAGAGCAAAACAACCAGAGTCAAACTCCTGGTAGCCTCTCTGTGTGCAGGTCTACTCATACCTGGACAACCAAGCTGATTCTGATCcaacaagacaaacagaaacagcataacataacataacataacatagcatagcatagcctGTCACAGcagccacatattcacacacagctggcagcaACATCTGCATAAAAgccaataaacaataataatgaaatcgGCCATTAGTCCATAAATGATCTTACTGTTGATGATTCCAGCAGGAGATGACGGGGCTTCTTGGTGTTGAACACTGAAATGACTTAATAGTCCCTTTCAGAGGTGAGCAGGGACAAAGAGTTCAGTCTGATGTGATGCCCTGATGACACTTTTTATCTTCCACCAGTAGGCCTTGTTCTGGGTCCAGTAGGGTGAGTCTTTGACCAGTAGGCCTTGTTCTGGGTCCAGTAGGGTGAGTCTTTGACCAGTAGGCCTTGTTCTGGGTCCAGTAGACTTCATAGGCTGAGGTCTATCTTTAGCAACAAAGAAAACCTACAACAAGTTACACAATGATGAAGCCAACTAGGGCACTAAGGCTACTGATTCAACTGTAGATCACAGCTTTAATACAAAGGTTTGGAGGCCGAGGACAGAACAAGGCTGCTGTCAGACTGCTGTCAGACTACCTGAGCATTTTAAACTGCAGAGATGATGGTTGGACCAATCACCAGCCGGCACGACCCAGACTGAACCCGcacctccagccaatcagagagagagcacctaGATGGGAAACAAAGATCCTCACCAGACAAAGACACTCActctgacacaaaaacacaaacacatttcaatatacGGTTGAGAACGATGGCTGgacttcttcctcctgctcctcaggcTTCTGTTCTTCAGTGTACAGGTGTTTCCGTTTAACAGGTGACGTGTTATCTGGTGACATTCAGCCAAATGTATCCGCATACTCGTAGTAACCTTTATGTAACTGGTTGACATAGATAATAAACACCTTAGGAGGagtatttatataaaatggATAAAGTTAAATTCTAGGCTTTCTCTTTGTGTTGTCGACAGCTGCCGTCATCACGAGCGATCACGAGGCCGAGAGACACTGGCTGTACGTTGAGTGAAAGAGGAGAGGCTGCTGGGAAATTCACGACCACTTTATGGTCGTAGTCAGATCATTAAAACAGCGCTGACTGCTATTCAATGGATGATCCTGCAAAGAAAAGGAAGCCTTCTGATTGGGTGGTGCCAAGTGGGTTCTATTAATacataatgcattaatgcaataataaatacaatgttaGACAGAGCGTCACGagtcgggatgagaacgtgttgacgTACCTGTCCTCGCACTACAGTACAAATCTGTCTCAAGTTCCACTGAACTACACTAACCTGTATTTGTGGGATGTTTTGAACAGCTTACCCCTGAAGGCTTTTCATTATCTTTTTTGATCTTTCAACACCAAACTTTGTATATAGCCTTAGGAGACTACACTTTACTGACACATGAGTAAAGGCAGCTAAGAAGGTGGTGGTGCAGAGGGATGTTTACTGCTTGATCACTACAGACTGACACAAGGGACTGATGAGTGTGTGTCGTGTGTGTTAAATGTGAATCACTAACTCTTATAAGTGTAAGaatcaaataaatgttattaCTGCTGGGTTATGCTTACCCATCAGTTAGTTTATTGGTCTGTCTATTGGCAGGAGAAGTCAAGAGCCTAACAACAGACTTCCTAATGAAATCTGGTGGACAGATTGGAACAACTGATTGGATTTTGTTGGTCATCTGGACGTGGGATTTCTGCCATTTAGAAAATTAGCATTTTTCTAGCCATAATTATGAAGCTAACAGAAGTAGACTTGATTCCAAATCCGAAGAATATGTTTGCAGAGTCCAAAAAAATGATGGAAATTAAGCATTTGAGTGCAACAGCAAGTTGGAGAATTGCTGTCTTGGCAAGCTGCGTTAACAGTGTTCTACTGTAATCTGCATTTTGTACAGATGtctcaataaaaaaattacaaaaccacaaaaaaagtaatcaaGCAAGATTAGTGTAGTATAATCATCACACCAACAAAACTAGGCAAATACAAAAGAAAGCAGCAGCAACATGCAGACAACAGACTTATAGAGttgcttgtgtatgtgtgtgcatgtctcaGTAATTTCTCTCACTAATGTGATGTCAGTTCTTTTCTCAAACAACCAGCTTATTATTTTGGAGTACGTGGTGTAAATGACTAAATGAATAGTGTCAAACTTGCTCACTGTTCTGCAGAAGTGGAGTAGAGAGGAGATATATCCACCTGTCAGGATATTATCAGTGTCAGGAGTTGACAGCACTGACTGAAATACAATGTCAGCCCCCCCTTTCTCTGTCATCTCACATCCTTACCTGCTGACAGCCGTGCTTTACTTTGACACCTGAGGTAAGCGGCTTGCCAGCACTATGAGTCAGGAGTGAAGGGCGGACTCGAGTCACGCTGGAGGTCAGACTTGGCCTGCAGTTTCAATTGCAtataagaatttttttttatatataaatacattgtaTTGTATGATGTTATATAGTTATTTTTAGATATTAAATAGTATTTAAGAATTATTTAGTGTTACTAAAATTGCATCACCATTACGGCGTGTCCAGACTGCCCGTGTAAGCAGCGCTTGGCGGCTGAGGAACCTGTTGTTCTTTATTTCGGCGGTGCAGTGAAAGTGAtcgtttgacagtatattgacatcataccagcacattactacagtttcaatgtgtgtatctgtagaatatgtcacggacatgaaaagaagtaaagatttatttttaaatcaacacatttcaaaataaaagcccttaagcgtttttttttttttctgtggacagaattccttaattcgttaacacaaggcttttattctgaaatatttacaggacagtgttgtagaacatgcagtgacttgcagagctccatgaatgaatatagtaagGGGTTTTAATCtcggattattactattatttacaaataaccacacgtttcttaaacTTTTTccgtctaaaataaatataaattacatttataatgaaatgaaatggccattatggaAAGCAaaagtagaaagaaagggctgctGGTGTGGACACCAAACGCATGAAACATGCAGActttcagcgaggcagccgccacCCGCTGACCACACAGGTAATCTGTCCAGGCTGTGCTTTGTGTGAAGGGGGAGGTCTGGGTACTTAGCATTGACAGTGTTAGCTAATATGGCTAAACAAAGAGAAGAGGGCCACTCAAAACCCCAGGAAAAGAGACAAAGATCAGTCACTCAGAGGAGGGGAAGCATGCTTGAGAGGAAACTTGTGAGTCAAATGTAGAGTGAACATTTATTCCGCCCTCTAAAGATGAAGAGCTCTTCATGCTGAGAGGGGTCAACGAGGACTGCTGAAGATttggctcttttttttctttttggagtTTCTCTAATTAGCCTCAGTCTTCCACTATATTAACGAGGGTACTGTGTAAAAGCACCGGAGCAAAGGTTGCTTCATTCTTAAAGATGTTGCTAAAATCTATAATATAATTTAGCTTCTAgtaaatgttggaaaaactaTCATCTAACAGATACTATCATTTtaagaaatatgtattttattatgtcCCATATAATCACACCCTTCCCTGACCAACCCATTCTCATTACCatggcgtcaaataccgacgctttgtcacggccctcggcgtctgataccaacgcacaaggcaTCCTTTAGCGTATATGAGACGCagcgggctttcaactaactacaatgtaaacccatctgtgtcAATATTAGACACTCAGAGAAAGCGGTCGGGAGTGTGGTGACTTAGTATAAAGAGTGAGgtgtatgggtccaacaaacatatgATCCTGATACAGTGTCAGTATGCAACgcgttgggatgagaacgtgttgcccTGACAGGCATCTACGGCTTTTCAAGGTTCCTCTAATCACTGCGACAACAACACAaagctgcctgtgtgtgtgtgttttctgctcaGTGTGTTTTGATTAAAGGTTCTGTCTTCATTAAGCGGCCCTCTGAGCAAGGAGGTGAGATACAGTAGATCAATTATGTCAAGATCTGGAGGTCACCTCAACCGTGCTTAATGGTTTACTATCAGCTGCTGCTTTGCATGCTGCCACTTTAAACTCCTCAAGAATCTGATCTGTAGGTATCTGACCTCGACTCTTTTACAGCCAGCGATCTAAACGGCAAAACAGGGTATTTGTAAAACCACAACACGGAAGACGCTAGCAGTATTTCAGGTAGCTATTACTTGACATGAACAAAGCATCCGTCATCACTAAAGATAATCAGTTTCCTCACACGTTAGTCCTGTTTAGAGGGTAGTGTGGTCAGTCTCATTTGCCCTTTTCTCCCACCAGCCTCTCACACATATAGGTTCAAGGTTCAGCTTGTCTTTATACAATACAGCATTGTGCAATGAAACACCGTGGTAGCCTCCTCCTGCTACACACAgattgtaatgtaaaaaaagacgTTAGTGGGAATGAGGGTAGTGCAAAGCTATTGTTATGGTAATGTGCATAAGAAGACCAACATAACAGAATAGTTCAATGTAAATTTTGCAGATGTAGTGCAACGTAGAGCACTGATGCTCAGTATAGACGGGTACCAATGATGTTCTGGCCCTCCGTGTGTGTCTTCCTTGCCATACACAGTGGAAAGAAAAACGACTATGCAAAGTAATCTGATGTTTCTATCCATTATCATCAGTAGATTTCTCGTGCAGAGGTGAGGGGAATGTTCAAGGCAGAGAGAGTTGTCGAACTGTATAACAGAACAAATTCACTTGCATCCTGCACTGAGCTTGCTGCTGCGCTGTGAGCTACATGAGTTATGTAAACCCCTGTGATGATATCGCCTCAGCATTGTTTGGATGTAACAGAGTCATCACTGTTATCCAGGCAGGCTGGAATGACAGTGTTGAGCAATCTGAGGACGCCTTTAGTCTCTCATTTCACTCAAACAAATCCTGCTATAAAGCATGAGCATCATGCCcaacattttggggaaacaCTGAGTGCAAACTGTGGAAGTTGGTGTCCAGCATGCTGACATAACTGAACTCGATGAAGATTGTCAACAATTTCTTGATTCCAAAAGGCAGAGCTCCAATCACAGCGACACCAGCCTCCTCACACTTATACTGACTCTGGGAAATTGGCTGCAACACAGAAGCTTTCACAGACtctggcagaggaggaggacctGGTGAACGCCTGATAAGGCCGATTTGAATGAGACTGCACTCCCTTTTGTTTTGATTACAGGAATTATAAATATCAACACTGACCCTACTCGTGATGCAGCCCTAAATTAATATATTGCAGCTATCAAAACAATGCAGGCAGTCTAGTTTCAGCGTGACTCAATGATGCCCTCAAGTGGCCTGATACAGCCAGCTACTGTACAGCCAACAGCATCACAAACAGCAGATACTGATATTTCTGCCTTTGTGTTAAGCTCTGAATTAAAGTTTGCTCCTCTTCAAAATACACAGTTGAGAACATTCATCATCACCATCTGTCTGCCTTTTTTCTAGCTCTGTGCCAGATGGATGATAGAGGACGGGATCTGACACGCATGAGTGTTGATGACGAGTAGAATCACCAGCTTTCCTTTAAAGTTTTGGAGTGGAGCAGCGTGGAAGCCGAACAATTATTTTAGCATAGAGGATATCCAAGAGCTGGAAATGCTTTGACTATAAAGTGGCCCGTGGCCCgtgacttcctgtttcactAATAAAACACTTGTCCACTTTCAGATCTACATTTCTTTCCTGCTATACACCAATGGCCTCTATTACCCAGCAGGCAACTTGCCTGCCTTGTGTCTTCGACTACATCAAAATAATTGCATGCTTTGCTCTGAGGATAATTCACTGCTGCTGCACATTCTGGGCTCATTGGGTAGAACAGTCACACATGGTGGCACAAGCAGAACAGTTTGCTACTTATATTTTTTGGCCAAGGCCGATCCGTGTAAGAGACGCAGTGGGTCTGTAATTTGTGTCCAGTGAGGCCTCCTCTCAGATGGCGTTTGGTCACCCCGGAGCACACGGCTAATGGTGGATGCCACATGTTTACTATCTATTGGTTTCATCTATTTAATTAACAGTTAAACATGAAGTACATTCACTTTGACCCAAAACAACGCTGAGTCAACTAATTAAAACACTCAACCCGCACGTCATTCTAATAAAAACTttaatttatgcatttaaaTACTGTGAAGCCAGTGACAACTGAtgcaataatgaaaacaatatacTGCACAATCTATCAACTAATAATAAAACTGTAAACTATGACCTTAACAAGAGTGTTCTGTTTATTCACCGTCTACCTTCTGTTAGTAAAAGTATCCAACATCTGAGGACAGAAACAGCAGTGCTTGAGTCCAGCTCTGtactgaaaataaaagcattacAAAAGTGAGAGGCTCTTAAAGCTGCCCTTAAAGCTGACGTcagcgagattggagcaaatatgatcaaaaaaaagttatttctataaatcgctatatcgtgacagtagtacatgaaacaggtaacctgaacaaaatcatgttcctctgtgtcctccggtgctcctaacggcatctgcaagatttcacagaccggaggaaaaccagcagtcagagctgatctgaggtctgctgtccagctgctgtctatgagagccaactgtcaatcactctgaactctgaccaaatggtcaaactaggaagcgctgatcaaatatgaatcaatattctgttacgttaatgcctgtttctctccttagatgttctcagaatcatcttgtagtgcacggtttagctggaaaattagaaagtttgtgacgccgccgccgccattgtgaaatctggtgaaggaacgccaagtaccgatcacatgaccggagcacagccaataggaacgctctctctctctctgaaatgacctgtgattggtcaaagtctactgtcatgggctagatgttctaaagcctgaaaacagagtcatgaggaggagcagaagtctctcagaacacttgaattaaaatatgctgaaaggttattatgtaatgtttggcctactgaagctttaagtgggTAGTTCAGTTTGACTTTCTGGTGTATTACATCAGAAGATTATTTGTCAAACAtctattttacaaataaaaacaaacaaacaaaaagttatACAACTGCAGAGAGTAAACAAATATGATCTTGGATGATTGATTGGGGATATTGATGACAGAAACATCACACACAGTTTATTTAGAAGTACATAGAATACACTTTACTAACTCACACAAATGttctaaaacaatattttttctgCCTCTCAAATGACATGCATATATGCATACTCCCAGAACAAATGTGCAATCTAACCAAGTCATGATGCTCAACTTTATATTCTCTCACCATAATTACAACAGACAATTCCACGTGCATGTTCTCCTTTGACTCCTAACCATCactaggaataataataatgtataataaaaaatacatgggACCAAAGTAAGAGGcagaaagaaaaaggttttgGCAGTTACATGCTAAAAACTGACAACTCTAAATCCATTGACATTTCTAGCCAGAACAATCTGCCCTGTAATTCTAAAagaggttttttagttttttgtcttCAGACCACAGAAACCCTTGATTGATGTCCACAGTCTTTGTGGGTACAGTACTCTTGGAAATCTACTGTTGAGAGATTGTACCAACCCCCCCCCATTGTTATCACACTGATTCAGTCCATAGGAGGCCTAGTAATGACTAAATGGTGCAGTCTCCTTCAACTCATGGTACCCCTGGTGGTTTGGCTCTGTGAAGAGATAGAGAGGGCGGTTAGGTCTAGGAAGTACCACAGTTCTATCTCTTCTACATTAGCCAGTGCTTTTCAAAGACTCTTTTAGAAATATAGGCAGTTCAGTCTGGCTTCATAAAGAAAGCAGAAGCAATACAGTTACATACaatagagagaaaagaaaatactaaACAATGTtatttgaattgatttgaaTTTGTTTCTCAAACTGCCTCCTCAGGTTTGACCTCATTCTGTATTCAGTGTCTGTTCAGTGAGAACTGCTTATGCTACCTTTTATTTAAAACACGTGCTATTCATTTTCAGAGCCTGTATCTGGTAGTCTGGAGGTCACTTAATAATTTTCTGTACATCCCAAATGATGTAGACAAAAATAGCCACTAGCAGAATGCGTTTGAGTGTGTAGATAAGTGTTACGGTACCGAGACTCATATTCTCCTCCACCAGAGGCCTCTTCTCGCTGCAGTTCACCACTCGTCCCTGTGCTGCTCCCAGAATAGTCATGATATCCACTAGGTTGAGCTTCCCTTCTTCCTtggcctcctccacctcctccgccAGCTCCATTGCAGCCTCTTCACGCTCTTCTATCTCCTCTTGGGTCAGCATGGCGTTCAATCCCTGCCCTGCGGTGGCGTTGCCCACCTGTGGCGGTGCCAACGAGCACAGTGCCCTCACTTTCCCATAGGACATCAGGTGAGCTACATTGGCACgcaggaagagcaggaggacgTTGAGGTCGTTCAATGGGCAGCCTAGTCTACGGCGGTTGATGAGGTCAAGGGCTGGGAGGAGCTCGTAGACGGAGAAGAAGGTGGTGTCCCAAACGAAAAGCCGAATCAGGCTAAAGAGGACAATGGGAGCCAACAGGACGTAGATGGCGCCGTTGGCCACGCTTATCACCTGAAAAACCAACTGGCCAATCATTTTACACTGAACCAGTTCAGGAACCCAGTTCTGGTCACGCAGCATGCCCGTGCGCACAAAGCAGCTGAACTCGTCCTGCAGGAAGGCAGACAGGTGGAAGTAGGCCAGGTAGAGACAGGAAGCCGTCATGAAGGTCAGGAGGAGGAAGCCCCGCAAGAAAAGCATGCTAACAAGGAAATAGGAGTTTTGTTTGCACTTCATGTATCTCTCCAGTAGAGGGTACTCAAAGTACCGCTTCTTCTTGGCCCTGCAATTGAACAAGGAAAAGAAACTCAGCACCATGTTCTCCTTCATGTTTATACAGACTCACACATTCCACGCTGGGAGTGTCCcaaccaaacca
This portion of the Sebastes umbrosus isolate fSebUmb1 chromosome 17, fSebUmb1.pri, whole genome shotgun sequence genome encodes:
- the panx3 gene encoding pannexin-3 isoform X2 — its product is MSIAQAAAKAMLSDALLQASPGINRISHLELELPLDKVIKFVSVGLPLMLVSMAFAREISLGPQISCFPPSNFTIKQASYVDTYCWDSLMHHEFDSNGNFEERSLWVHKMFPYSLLAMAVLMYLPALIWRQLVMPSLGSDLLFIIEELDKSYNRSIRMAQNILDMRQNTKNPLTFQAELQRAKKKRYFEYPLLERYMKCKQNSYFLVSMLFLRGFLLLTFMTASCLYLAYFHLSAFLQDEFSCFVRTGMLRDQNWVPELVQCKMIGQLVFQVISVANGAIYVLLAPIVLFSLIRLFVWDTTFFSVYELLPALDLINRRRLGCPLNDLNVLLLFLRANVAHLMSYGKVRALCSLAPPQVGNATAGQGLNAMLTQEEIEEREEAAMELAEEVEEAKEEGKLNLVDIMTILGAAQGRVVNCSEKRPLVEENMSLEPNHQGYHELKETAPFSHY
- the panx3 gene encoding pannexin-3 isoform X1, translating into MSIAQAAAKAMLSDALLQASPGINRISHLELELPLDKVIKFVSVGLPLMLVSMAFAREISLGPQISCFPPSNFTIKQASYVDTYCWDSLMHHEFDSNGNFEERSLWVHKMFPYSLLAMAVLMYLPALIWRQLVMPSLGSDLLFIIEELDKSYNRSIRMAQNILDMRQNTKNPLTFQAELQRAKKKRYFEYPLLERYMKCKQNSYFLVSMLFLRGFLLLTFMTASCLYLAYFHLSAFLQDEFSCFVRTGMLRDQNWVPELVQCKMIGQLVFQVISVANGAIYVLLAPIVLFSLIRLFVWDTTFFSVYELLPALDLINRRRLGCPLNDLNVLLLFLRANVAHLMSYGKVRALCSLAPPQVGNATAGQGLNAMLTQEEIEEREEAAMELAEEVEEAKEEGKLNLVDIMTILGAAQGRVVNCSEKRPLVEENMSLGTVTLIYTLKRILLVAIFVYIIWDVQKIIK